A DNA window from candidate division WOR-3 bacterium contains the following coding sequences:
- a CDS encoding heavy metal translocating P-type ATPase, protein MKRKNCCEKCEIEIKKEDLEEKRKNLKEIIVISISLILFLSGILISKKIVLLIAYIISGEPIIRRAIRNILKGNFFDENTLMSVATIGAILINEVEEAVVVALFYRVGEFLQSISIQRSKRRIKKILELKPNFANIKRGDTVVRVKPEEVKSGEIIIVKPGEKVPLDGIIIKGESYVDTSPLTGESVPKFFKKGDEINAGVINKESVLEIKVLKEFKESSINKILELVEKAKEKKANPEKFITKFSKYYTPFVLIISFLIAFLLPLTTDLTIRDSIYRALVLLVISCPCALVISVPLSYFVGIGTCSKNGILVKGSNYLDILNEIKFFLFDKTGTLTEGVFKVRDIKNFNGFRKEEILEISAYAEANSNHPIAKAIKEYYGKEIKNIEMEEFSEKPGLGIKAKFKGRKVLVGSDRFLHENNIDHETCKGDGTTVHVVIDNVYAGYITISDEIRKEAKAVIENLKKLKIKIGMLTGDEKFVAEEINKKLNLDFFKAELLPEEKVKEIENLKNSHKVAFLGDGINDAAAIAVSDVGIAMGAMGQDAAIESSDIVIMDDNLSKIKKLFSISKKTKNIVFMNIIFAILIKVLFIYLGSIGIAKMWEAVFADMGVSIIAILNSMRIMKS, encoded by the coding sequence ATGAAAAGAAAAAACTGTTGTGAAAAATGTGAAATTGAAATAAAAAAGGAAGATTTAGAAGAAAAAAGAAAAAATCTTAAGGAAATAATTGTAATTTCAATTTCCTTAATTTTATTTTTATCAGGTATATTAATTTCGAAGAAAATAGTACTTTTAATTGCCTATATAATTTCAGGTGAGCCAATAATAAGAAGAGCAATAAGAAATATCTTAAAGGGGAATTTTTTTGATGAAAACACTTTAATGTCTGTTGCTACTATTGGCGCAATTTTAATAAATGAAGTAGAAGAAGCTGTTGTTGTTGCCCTTTTTTATAGAGTAGGAGAATTTCTACAAAGTATTTCAATTCAGAGATCAAAAAGAAGAATAAAAAAGATCCTTGAACTTAAACCAAACTTCGCAAATATTAAAAGAGGTGATACTGTGGTCAGAGTAAAACCAGAAGAAGTAAAAAGTGGAGAAATTATAATTGTCAAACCAGGAGAAAAAGTTCCACTTGATGGAATTATAATTAAAGGTGAATCCTATGTTGATACATCCCCTTTAACAGGTGAATCAGTCCCTAAATTTTTTAAAAAGGGGGATGAAATCAATGCAGGTGTTATAAATAAAGAAAGTGTCCTTGAAATTAAAGTTTTAAAAGAATTTAAAGAATCAAGCATAAATAAGATACTTGAACTTGTTGAAAAAGCAAAGGAAAAAAAGGCAAATCCTGAAAAATTCATAACAAAATTCTCAAAATATTACACTCCCTTCGTTCTAATTATAAGTTTTCTTATAGCTTTTCTTTTACCCTTAACAACTGATCTAACAATAAGAGATTCAATTTACAGAGCCCTTGTCCTTCTTGTTATATCCTGTCCCTGTGCTCTTGTGATAAGTGTTCCCCTTTCCTACTTTGTCGGAATAGGGACCTGTTCAAAAAATGGAATTCTTGTTAAGGGTTCAAATTACCTTGATATTTTAAATGAAATCAAATTTTTTCTTTTTGATAAAACAGGAACACTCACAGAAGGTGTTTTTAAGGTCAGGGATATAAAAAATTTTAATGGCTTTAGAAAGGAAGAAATTCTTGAGATCTCAGCTTATGCAGAAGCAAATTCAAATCATCCAATTGCAAAAGCAATAAAAGAATATTATGGAAAAGAGATAAAAAATATTGAAATGGAAGAGTTCAGTGAAAAACCTGGACTTGGAATAAAGGCTAAATTTAAAGGAAGAAAAGTTTTAGTTGGAAGTGACAGATTTCTTCATGAAAATAATATAGATCATGAAACATGTAAGGGAGACGGAACTACTGTCCATGTAGTTATTGATAATGTTTATGCTGGATATATAACTATTTCAGATGAAATCAGAAAGGAAGCAAAAGCGGTGATAGAAAATTTAAAAAAACTAAAAATTAAAATAGGTATGTTAACAGGTGATGAAAAATTTGTTGCAGAAGAAATAAATAAAAAATTAAACCTTGACTTTTTTAAAGCGGAACTTTTACCAGAAGAAAAAGTTAAAGAAATAGAAAATTTAAAAAATAGTCATAAAGTTGCTTTTCTTGGAGATGGAATAAATGATGCTGCTGCCATAGCAGTTTCAGATGTGGGAATCGCAATGGGAGCTATGGGCCAGGATGCTGCAATTGAAAGTTCAGATATTGTTATAATGGATGACAATTTATCAAAAATAAAAAAGCTTTTCTCAATTTCAAAGAAAACTAAAAATATAGTTTTTATGAACATCATCTTCGCAATTTTAATAAAGGTACTTTTTATATACTTAGGTTCAATTGGAATTGCCAAAATGTGGGAAGCAGTTTTTGCTGATATGGGCGTCTCTATTATTGCAATTTTAAACTCAATGAGGATTATGAAATCTTAG
- a CDS encoding metal-sensitive transcriptional regulator, giving the protein MKLDEKTKEEVLPRIKKIEGQIQGIIKMIEERRECPEIINQINAAKRALEKVALIIMESHIKLHVSQSFKRNINKEAIIEELTETIFKFLK; this is encoded by the coding sequence ATGAAACTGGATGAAAAAACAAAGGAAGAAGTGCTTCCAAGAATAAAAAAAATAGAAGGTCAAATTCAAGGAATAATTAAAATGATAGAAGAAAGAAGGGAGTGTCCTGAAATTATAAATCAGATAAATGCAGCAAAAAGGGCACTTGAAAAGGTGGCACTTATTATAATGGAATCCCACATAAAGCTTCATGTATCCCAATCTTTTAAAAGAAATATAAATAAAGAGGCAATTATTGAGGAACTTACGGAAACAATTTTTAAATTTTTAAAATAA
- a CDS encoding heavy metal translocating P-type ATPase: MENKKKQIKIKIGGMTCASCVRRVENSLKNLKGILNVNVNLATESAIITYDENFLKIDNIKKRINDIGYKFLGISSDESYEIDEKEKKKYIDKLKKRVYIGFGGGILLLFLMYGEYLGLNFKNFKGLLFLQLLIAAPLMVYVGGPIFKKALNGIKNKDLNMDVMYAIGIGSSFFSSLLATFKIIPENYNFYEASVLLAAFLTLGRLLENLAKNRTGEAIKKLIDLRPKEATVLKDGKELKIPIKEVKPGDILLVKPGEKIPTDGIVIEGESFLDESMVRGEPIPEFKKKGDEVIGGTINQNGYLKITVTKDFKETFLSQVIKLVEEAQYTKPQVQKLADRIVIYFIPVVLIIAIFSYIFWRFFGNVNIMPPSLFAFISLISVLVIACPCAFGLATPTAITAGIGKGAELGILIRNGEALETLKKINTIIFDKTGTLTKGKPEVESVITFNNIKEEELILYAASAEKNSEHPLAKSILNYTEKIKINLIEPEKFESFPGKGIRAIIKGKEVYVGNKNFLREIKIEINEHIEKEIEKLEEEAKTLLLVAIDGKIKGIIAVSDKIKENAKEIISYLKKKKKKVYMITGDTKKSAEAVARKLSIDNVIAEVLPHEKREKVKELQKKGEIVAFIGDGINDSPALTQADVGIALGSGTDIAIESGDIVLLRDDLRDVIIAMELSIKTLNKIKQNIFWALIYNLILIPFAAGLFYLLFRVPFRPEWSAAAMALSSISVVTNSLLLKKYKPSLKI; the protein is encoded by the coding sequence ATGGAAAATAAGAAAAAACAAATAAAAATAAAAATTGGTGGAATGACCTGTGCAAGTTGTGTAAGGAGAGTAGAGAACTCTTTAAAAAACTTAAAGGGAATTTTGAATGTTAATGTAAATTTAGCAACTGAAAGCGCAATAATTACTTATGATGAAAATTTTTTAAAAATAGATAACATAAAAAAAAGAATTAATGATATAGGTTATAAATTTCTCGGAATTTCCTCTGATGAAAGTTATGAAATAGATGAAAAAGAAAAAAAGAAATACATAGATAAACTTAAAAAAAGAGTTTATATAGGATTTGGTGGCGGAATTTTACTTTTATTCTTAATGTATGGTGAATATTTGGGGCTAAACTTCAAAAATTTTAAAGGTTTACTTTTCCTTCAGTTATTAATAGCAGCTCCCCTTATGGTATATGTAGGGGGTCCAATTTTTAAAAAAGCCTTAAATGGAATTAAAAATAAAGATTTAAATATGGATGTTATGTATGCTATCGGAATAGGCTCAAGCTTTTTTTCAAGCCTTCTTGCTACTTTTAAAATTATTCCAGAAAACTATAATTTTTATGAAGCGAGCGTACTCCTTGCAGCCTTTTTAACCCTTGGAAGACTCCTTGAAAATTTAGCAAAAAATAGAACAGGTGAAGCTATAAAAAAACTTATAGATTTAAGACCAAAAGAGGCAACGGTTTTAAAAGATGGTAAAGAGTTAAAAATTCCAATAAAAGAAGTTAAACCAGGAGATATTTTGTTAGTTAAACCTGGTGAAAAAATACCAACTGATGGAATTGTAATAGAAGGAGAGAGTTTCCTTGATGAATCAATGGTAAGGGGTGAACCAATTCCTGAATTTAAGAAAAAAGGTGATGAAGTTATAGGTGGAACTATAAATCAGAATGGTTATTTAAAAATTACTGTTACAAAAGATTTTAAAGAAACATTCCTCTCACAGGTTATAAAACTTGTTGAAGAAGCTCAGTATACAAAACCACAGGTACAAAAACTTGCTGACAGAATTGTAATATATTTTATTCCTGTTGTCCTTATTATAGCAATTTTCTCTTACATTTTCTGGAGATTTTTTGGAAATGTTAATATAATGCCACCCTCCCTATTTGCCTTTATATCTCTTATATCTGTTCTTGTCATAGCCTGTCCCTGCGCTTTTGGTCTCGCAACTCCTACTGCAATAACTGCAGGAATAGGAAAAGGTGCTGAACTTGGAATACTTATAAGAAATGGTGAAGCTCTTGAAACCTTAAAGAAAATTAATACAATAATTTTTGACAAAACCGGAACATTAACAAAAGGAAAACCAGAAGTTGAAAGTGTTATAACATTTAATAATATAAAGGAGGAAGAACTTATACTTTATGCTGCATCTGCTGAAAAAAATTCAGAGCATCCACTTGCAAAATCTATTTTAAATTACACTGAAAAAATTAAAATAAACTTAATAGAACCTGAAAAATTTGAAAGCTTTCCTGGGAAAGGTATAAGAGCAATAATCAAGGGAAAAGAAGTTTATGTTGGAAATAAAAATTTTTTAAGGGAGATAAAAATTGAAATAAATGAACATATAGAAAAAGAAATAGAAAAACTGGAAGAAGAGGCAAAAACTCTGCTTTTAGTAGCAATTGATGGTAAAATAAAGGGGATAATAGCAGTTAGTGATAAAATAAAAGAAAATGCTAAAGAAATAATTTCCTATCTCAAAAAAAAGAAGAAAAAGGTTTATATGATTACAGGTGACACAAAAAAATCTGCTGAAGCGGTTGCGAGAAAACTTTCTATTGATAATGTAATAGCAGAAGTTTTACCCCATGAAAAAAGGGAGAAAGTAAAGGAACTTCAGAAAAAAGGAGAAATTGTTGCTTTTATTGGAGATGGTATAAATGATTCACCTGCATTAACACAGGCGGATGTAGGAATTGCTTTAGGTTCTGGAACTGATATAGCAATTGAAAGTGGTGATATAGTGCTTTTAAGGGATGATTTAAGAGATGTTATAATTGCAATGGAACTTTCTATTAAAACCTTAAACAAAATAAAACAGAATATATTCTGGGCTTTGATTTATAATTTAATACTGATTCCCTTTGCAGCAGGACTATTTTATTTATTATTTAGAGTGCCTTTCAGACCAGAATGGTCAGCAGCAGCAATGGCCTTAAGCTCTATATCAGTTGTAACGAACTCTCTGCTTCTAAAAAAATATAAACCTTCTTTGAAAATCTAA
- a CDS encoding SpoIID/LytB domain-containing protein: protein MLLSLIIISFASKLEKGKIVLRTENAYTGYVIPAEIKVFKNGNLKVKVKTDGLYTFSLPSGEYEFYFYSEGYSPIETYFFITPQESLNVSVYLSPLKKENLFLPEREGLTGIRGYVSDEKGFPLRDVEVLFKGKDLKTITDEKGIFEFWIELPERDYSSLDEIPRDTVVLELKGYKKVKREIFLIPENLILKIKMKKGKGEEIIPEIRGKGTGEELPPSPYRGFEGKKEEGLFRTLLDPPPSIRVGKSCSCWNCSDVVVMDLEFYVSSGLDDEWIASWGQHTLRAGSIPYRSYGTYYVIYPYSQNYDICDNACCQVWDGSDIYASCTLATYITNGILLEKNSDYAPSEYSAENNSCGCGDGKSGTGTTWPCIQDSVCAGTTCNGHGRGMCQWGSRRWAYYQGKLWKWITNHYYEPGNMYLASPMKINSVSVSQNQLTPGDTFVIYYDIYSYCEKKHENILLGASLYNPNVGFIDDPQNDSLVIIPPQSITRERIFVIPQNTPYGLYDLWTALWIDVDEDGNITGNDLDLYLFIFQGAISIQPVVIEEKLPPNFSLISNLPRKFGFVNVSSSIGEQKINIIFSVPSKRKANLQLFDIKGSKILSIFERSFEKGIYNYSFNTKFLKSGVYFLILQSDKREKESIKIEVFR, encoded by the coding sequence ATGCTTTTAAGTTTAATTATTATATCTTTTGCTTCCAAACTTGAGAAAGGTAAAATAGTTTTAAGAACGGAAAATGCATATACAGGTTATGTGATACCTGCGGAAATAAAGGTTTTTAAAAATGGGAATTTAAAGGTTAAGGTAAAAACTGATGGATTATATACTTTCTCCTTACCTTCAGGAGAATATGAGTTTTATTTTTACTCAGAAGGTTATTCACCTATTGAAACTTATTTTTTCATTACTCCTCAAGAAAGTTTAAATGTATCGGTTTATCTTTCTCCATTAAAAAAAGAAAATTTATTTTTACCTGAAAGAGAAGGGTTAACAGGAATTCGCGGATATGTATCTGATGAAAAGGGTTTTCCTTTGAGGGATGTTGAAGTTCTTTTTAAAGGAAAAGATTTAAAAACAATTACAGATGAAAAAGGAATATTTGAATTCTGGATAGAATTACCTGAAAGAGATTATTCTTCTCTTGACGAAATTCCGAGAGACACGGTAGTTTTGGAACTTAAAGGTTATAAAAAAGTTAAAAGGGAAATCTTTTTGATTCCGGAAAATTTAATATTAAAGATAAAGATGAAAAAAGGGAAAGGTGAAGAGATAATACCTGAAATAAGAGGAAAAGGAACAGGTGAAGAATTACCCCCTTCTCCTTATAGAGGATTTGAAGGTAAAAAAGAGGAGGGACTTTTCAGAACCCTTTTGGATCCGCCTCCTTCAATAAGAGTTGGAAAATCCTGTAGTTGCTGGAACTGTTCCGATGTTGTTGTTATGGATTTAGAATTTTATGTTTCAAGTGGGCTTGATGATGAATGGATAGCTTCTTGGGGACAGCATACATTAAGGGCTGGCTCAATTCCATATAGAAGTTATGGAACATATTATGTGATATATCCCTACAGTCAAAATTATGATATATGTGATAATGCATGCTGTCAGGTATGGGATGGAAGTGATATTTATGCAAGTTGCACCCTTGCTACTTATATTACAAATGGAATTTTATTAGAAAAAAATTCTGATTATGCTCCTTCAGAATATTCTGCTGAAAACAATAGCTGTGGATGTGGTGATGGAAAGAGTGGAACAGGAACAACCTGGCCATGTATACAAGACTCTGTTTGTGCAGGAACAACTTGCAATGGCCACGGAAGGGGAATGTGTCAATGGGGTTCAAGAAGATGGGCTTATTATCAGGGAAAGTTATGGAAATGGATTACAAATCACTATTATGAGCCAGGAAATATGTATTTAGCCTCGCCGATGAAGATAAATTCAGTGAGTGTTTCACAGAATCAACTTACACCTGGTGATACATTTGTAATTTATTATGACATTTATTCCTATTGTGAGAAAAAGCATGAAAACATTTTGCTTGGTGCTTCCCTTTATAATCCTAATGTAGGATTTATAGATGATCCTCAAAATGATTCTCTTGTTATAATTCCACCTCAATCAATTACAAGGGAAAGAATATTTGTAATTCCACAGAATACTCCTTATGGTTTATATGACCTCTGGACTGCTTTGTGGATTGATGTGGATGAAGATGGAAATATAACAGGTAATGATCTTGACCTTTACTTATTTATTTTTCAGGGTGCAATAAGTATCCAGCCTGTTGTAATAGAGGAAAAGTTGCCACCCAATTTTTCTTTAATTTCTAACTTGCCCCGAAAATTTGGATTTGTTAATGTTTCATCAAGTATAGGAGAGCAAAAAATAAATATTATCTTCAGTGTTCCCTCAAAAAGAAAAGCTAATCTTCAACTTTTTGATATAAAGGGTTCAAAGATTTTAAGTATTTTTGAGAGAAGTTTTGAAAAAGGAATATACAATTATTCATTCAATACAAAATTTTTAAAATCAGGAGTTTACTTTTTAATACTTCAAAGTGATAAAAGAGAAAAGGAGAGTATAAAGATTGAGGTTTTTAGATAA